In one Lolium rigidum isolate FL_2022 chromosome 3, APGP_CSIRO_Lrig_0.1, whole genome shotgun sequence genomic region, the following are encoded:
- the LOC124704205 gene encoding protein MAIN-LIKE 1-like, with protein MVWLLDQEYDRDHRAFHMTERTTDLHPLKIRYHGTVDIPYDERYTEFIEPTGLLPFISLVSRGGPNMNAAALTALVDRWRPETHTFHLRAGEMTPTLQDVSMILGLPIQGEPLCMNTASDGWRQQMEALIGMAPPLPADPKARAPAGASFSWIRLNFGQCSEGANRDTLRTYTRVYLWYMISRTLFADSGGKLAHWCSLKELTVLEHRWSWGTAALAYLYLQVM; from the coding sequence atggtgtggctcctagatcaagagtatgacagggatcaccgggcttttcatatgacagagaggacaacggatcttcaccctttgaagattcgttaccatggcacagtggatataccgtatgacgagaggtacacggagttcatcgagcctaccggtcttctcccgttcatatcgcttgtaagccgtggggggccgaacatgaacgccgcAGCACTCACCGCTCTTGTTGACCGGTGGAGGCcagagacgcacaccttccacttgagggccggcgagatgacccctactcttcaggatgtttccatgatccttggactacctattcagggtgagccactgtgtatgaacacagcttctgatgggtggcgccagcagatggaggcgcttattggcatggctcctccgcTGCCAGCAGATCCAAAGGCGAGGGCTCCCGCCGGCGCATCTTTCTCTTGGATTAGGCTTAACTTTGGACAATGCTCGGAAGGGGCCAACAGGGATACTCTGAGGACGtacacccgcgtgtacttatggtacatgatttcgaggactctctttgctgacagtggtgggaagctggcccattggtgttcgcTCAAGgagcttacggtgttggagcaccggtggagttggggaacagcggcacttgcctacctctatctgcaggtgatg